A window of the Canis lupus baileyi chromosome 1, mCanLup2.hap1, whole genome shotgun sequence genome harbors these coding sequences:
- the LOC140636661 gene encoding uncharacterized protein produces the protein MMSVKSRNITKMSPSPSLIPQWKDLKVLINHSLEDIKADEKPKNDVIVLSDWPETLYQEPHHPQSKPFICFYSISVNYFVSLNWMEPHSKQIQAVLWVQKKDTEMGGIIEKMNFPVMDQVPPVETMVHTGSSHMLIAYCGDMRLRLFGDHHRAFISLGTVPCRFSISCLCYDSETDILLSGTLGAVVTWLIIPNGRGLQMAQIMPMPDHELVQGFSLNGPHGSLLAFCENMVRVFTHQGQGQLKEVKKFTPIASGSSITCSFTCVSQGSFYAGNKDGEIHAWGLDQGNFLHSFQAHSSSVICVHSRPETYTLLTAGQEGVVKEWNLAFGNLLRQLNIDEDLQRLQFIDNTTFFCQTTHTFSLHHLPYFYSLFNVCGSAPEKVQRVCCGHNWTRILCATKDGLLRFLSPVTGDLLVITWPLLIMDKAMAWAYDSDKEELFVATGSSEVLVFDATHSPCTAKYLVCTSVNSRDRVRCLAYGQSHLGMGLGGLMFCGHDSGIVRILSHYSYARIEKTVHSGAVLALSTLEGPQEISLLCSYGMDHTLYLTEAVLQKNKVILQPINKILCACALTHVILLPGSVGAITENHCWRLWHYQDFLKSSESKQSSVFKETKCLHQCAITSFDVCYSLKLFVTGGIDGSVRIWDFHGRLITELDSALDFGPLCFANNRGDLLLTFNQSLYLVSCLNLLPPTQLIHLANLSSADDIQEVPKPFLPSFFLSFERIFVPKFVYLGQGLQELQGLEALLNKRVIAFDNTVPHVVEEERHMSTVIQVEPKLYFSGDKNIAFDPKHNSTPHMVPAQLQLADWDGLNSYHMLHCFFGKGQQWPFAPDGYIPNSVIRARLWPDGTPIFLRYDLYQDKDWDMTKLVRSLTLSPVTLLEENVSMKKEDKSKKWKKTFYDILVSMINQNWTGRKFDEELINHLIEAILNLTIYCSVDQYKTYITVLAQIFATYQVSSRLCYEAACRLMEDTVHPNPCIRELAWEGLERLGILSHLFAVPLAIGLMDSDENVRAKALHLMIRVTGIQTKTMLVGLLSKEETFREMQQEFIGEASLDQLLGIQAKDIQCLLTQVKQRLNENLTLSYRDQQPTFHSDISMAGEPEMLVKRIVVPEKITKPKERMTHVQAKRRQLIKKELRVSRKPIQTKFVKFSSVLVPSEDKDEQREARRSEQIDTQHVALEPELPLSTFSPAKYQEDAESKEVMVEATEEGIGHMAITEIMTAIDQCGMKDYEEVFPKVERHEVEGGGHMEVTEFMKAMGQHGNKDYGEVFPKMEKYEFMNRLWKRAVKRGYEKVAAKLKQEKDLKDISETIVEETKEKGMQITEEEIDTRKKHGKSGRGLAGMPGRIGRLDTRSWRDDICYLVTSRIASSCPGMLRDLGQELVDLAQVMLAPQDPSWDLFQEICPLLKDSSELHEKVVEEPFIITEKVDTEVVEEERTELGGQRGKKALKDKAFSQVKKKKDAFLDKLVLEKRKFKKEARKLGRQERKIAEEERKLSKTEKKLMQRKEKLTQDRKKLTHQKEKIPWDEKIVASPQEKLTSKEEQKLVLGGKKETGKGGKLLRERKRVTQKKGRAALKRGKWDWEKIMMAHEEGMWCQEEGLPTWGERKLSQEEEELGDEEEELGDEEEELGEEEEGLGEEEEWLGEEEEELGEEEEQLGEEEEELGEEEEKLGEEEEEPCEEEEELSEEEEELGEEEEEPGVKEEELTWDEEELILHLKKQVKSREEKSHKKKKDVQDMEKHVEEEAQKRGKLAQGEEHLSSKEEGLSGEEGKQASERGSLTEQEIKLTPEKKKWLEKEKKEAHKKKQIQEKKKQAGKQEKDQKERQTKKEEKEAKDRWLAQKRKKLGLEEEEKLVEKERRSQKEEEKNKKKRQWAWEKKRADLGEEEQAGEKEKWSQEEKKQTWEEKRWDQKEKKLAQKVGKQAKGKKQRARRKMKLIPQKEKKIAEIEKVSPQKEKQAKKEDKWVGKDKKATDEKEKPPTKKQLAPQEQKQSQEERIWSQKEKESDQRKQWAWEKEELYVEEEEHAGEMQKSQEKEERALEKRLTKKDSKLAKGESHIGKKKKAIARKGIGITKRKKKSEEEKEVMKEEELSQEERELVCDTRTKEMGVAKEKRKRTKEERIQAMRKLDMEKGIPSEDKEASSRLKDIRKRESYLLRSLAKIVREMNIVPLEKAEISEEERSSMMGKWMETMEMEGQRWEFFKEQGEIMKQEKELDQEERKVDDRLATKEKTLTDGDSLQENQRLLEKVLGKILLDKVQVESILKEVQEQNLLGKKQLKKLLRRIEKNKPEKTQLKCLLENIRDTLFEGLSESLTEKEIMEGPEKKGKEEESVPEEGKEEEILPREEKGKYLIRKKKKKASLSEEELEENLAKKHKKESSTQRKKKEKKSTEEKERLSKKKKESPQEEEESLSEEKESLNEEEEEEEEESLSEEEEEEEEEESLSEEEEEEEESLSEEEEESLSEEVEEVEEEEESLSEEEEHLSEEEEEESLSDEEEEEAEMEKIEKREKEEEERQKDAESRLMKVIRSEERVLKTKLSKEEVSLSKLAIEDKALAEKREGITRREMPFTKERLLDGKRYPTLRDKVMWPTVLKSPFKIPLPGAPEKERMPLKVLGVHLDLKGQESPLLGAHPMTSSWGRQEDVLLEKAKSMGTGLETQIPEGLHRLESHLSDIMKPQRREHRSKGKKWKRFFKYQDSPVGKTEGQVPGPAPALAPSLTSIPAKRPCHSEASFSDEDWITNALIRLEAGEQLSRDSFHRLHQHLRDFTSKGYLKWMHRCSLKAIAKHLRQNLEVSHTDISQPSKDVWSPVHLKVIPPIRRKQKESWLEPLSIVEPVLPSATRRSQTPEALNWHLLAESQRKKQAQQLSSAMKEIPHLYPIRKHIPTTVYPSVGKKSLDLIFQKDLQALRYKGGLPKFHMAKREALPIPSPVLPSTTKRIRVPKANLHWHLLGEPYRSARVQQLSKALREMEMKHFYPAAREIFTGAHASVDKQTLALMFQKDLGAFKGKDRPLMLPKLKKAQTTSKKKEEVPQWETFVALYYVLQMLQQRYAKDSTAWMEQFYRLMDLYQFKSPQIQRLLLELLHREELQPREIMYQKALKTQELVPGERLFCGLFCGHSHVPAGPLKFQNVVPLPGKSRVHTIQPVGIAQYGFLELAWKNLPQVNSYLIERLPNIPTPTL, from the exons ATGATGTCTGTAAAGAGCAGGAACATTACAAAGATGTCACCTTCACCCAGTCTTATTCCTCAGTGGAAGGACTTGAAAGTCCTCATAAATCATAGCCTGGAAGATATAAAG GCTGATGAAAAACCAAAGAATGATGTGATTGTATTGAGTGACTGGCCTGAGACTCTCTACCAGGAGCCTCACCATCCCCAGAGCAAGCCTTTCATCTGCTTCTACTCCATCAGTGTCAACTATTTTGTGTCCTTAAACTGGATGGAGCCACATTCAAAACAAATACAG gcAGTACTTTGGGTACAGaagaaagatacagaaatggGAGGAATCATAGAGAAGATGAACTTTCCTGTGATGGATCAAGTGCCACCCGTTGAAACAATGGTCCACACAGGTTCTTCCCACATGTTAATTGCTTACTGTGGTGACATGCGCCTGCGGCTCTTCGGAGATCATCATCGAGCATTCATATCTCTGGGCACAGTGCCCTGTCGTTTCTCCATCAGCTGCCTCTGCTATGACTCAGAAACTGATATACTGCTCTCTGGTACCTTGGGAGCTGTGGTTACCTGGCTTATCATACCAAACGGCAGGGGCCTCCAGATGGCACAAATAATGCCCATGCCTGATCATGAGCTTGTACAGGGCTTTTCCCTGAATGGCCCCCATGGCTCCCTCCTGGCTTTCTGTGAGAATATGGTGAGGGTCTTTACCCACCAGGGTCAGGGCCAGCTGAAAGAGGTTAAAAAGTTCACTCCCATAGCCAGTGGCTCTTCCATAACCTGCTCATTCACTTGTGTCTCTCAGGGCTCTTTCTATGCTGGAAACAAGGATGGAGAGATCCATGCTTGGGGTCTAGACCAGGGTAACTTCCTCCACAGCTTCCAAGCCCATTCCTCTTCAGTGATATGTGTTCATAGCCGGCCAGAGACCTATACTTTACTAACAGCAGGCCAAGAAGGTGTAGTAAAGGAATGGAATCTTGCCTTTGGGAACTTGCTGCGGCAGCTGAATATTGATGAAGATCTGCAGCGACTGCAGTTTATTGATAACACCACTTTTTTCTGCCAGACCACCCACACTTTCTCATTGCACCACCTGCCCTACTTTTATAGCCTCTTCAATGTCTGTGGTTCTGCTCCTGAGAAGGTGCAGCGGGTTTGCTGTGGCCATAATTGGACTCGGATCCTGTGTGCCACTAAGGATGGTTTGTTGCGCTTCTTGTCTCCAGTAACAGGAGATCTCCTCGTTATCACCTGGCCTCTACTTATCATGGATAAGGCCATGGCTTGGGCCTATGACTCAGACAAAGAAGAGCTCTTTGTGGCAACAGGCAGTTCAGAGGTGCTGGTGTTTGATGCAACGCACTCTCCTTGCACAGCCAAGTACCTGGTATGCACTTCGGTAAACTCTAGGGATAGAGTAAGATGCCTGGCCTATGGGCAGTCCCATTTGGGTATGGGCCTAGGAGGACTGATGTTCTGTGGGCATGACAGTGGCATTGTGAGAATCCTCTCCCACTATAGCTATGCCCGAATAGAAAAGACTGTTCACTCTGGGGCAGTTTTGGCACTGTCTACCCTGGAGGGTCCCCAGGAAATCTCCTTACTCTGTTCCTACGGCATGGATCATACTTTATACCTGACAGAGGCTGTGCTTCAGAAGAACAAGGTAATTCTGCAGCCCATAAACAAAATTCTATGTGCTTGTGCCCTAACACATGTGATACTCTTGCCAGGTTCAGTGGGTGCTAtcactgagaaccactgctggCGTCTCTGGCACTACCAAGATTTTCTGAAATCTTCAGAGTCAAAACAAAGTTCTgtgtttaaagaaacaaaatgcctGCACCAATGTGCAATAACTTCATTTGATGTCTGCTATTCCCTGAAACTTTTTGTCACAGGGGGCATTGATGGCTCAGTCCGGATCTGGGATTTCCATGGTAGGCTTATAACTGAGTTGGATTCAGCATTGGATTTTGGCCCACTCTGCTTTGCCAATAATCGGGGTGACCTGCTTTTGACTTTCAACCAGAGTCTTTACCTGGTATCCTGCTTAAATTTGCTCCCTCCTACTCAGCTGATTCACCTAGCTAACCTAAGCAGTGCAGATGATATACAAGAAGTCCCTAAACCCTTTCTGCctagtttcttcctttcttttgaaagaatatttgtaCCCAAATTTGTTTACCTTGGACAAGGGCTCCAGGAATTACAGGGTCTAGAAGCCCTTCTTAACAAACGGGTCATTGCCTTTGACAACACTGTGCCCCATGTtgtagaggaagagagacataTGTCCACTGTGATTCAAGTGGAACCCAAATTATACTTTTCAGGGGATAAGAATATTGCTTTTGACCCCAAGCATAATAGTACTCCACACATGGTTCCTGCTCAGTTACAACTTGCTGACTGGGATGGATTGAACTCTTACCATATGTTACATTGCTTCTTTGGTAAAGGGCAGCAATGGCCCTTCGCTCCTGATGGCTACATCCCCAACTCAGTTATCCGTGCCCGCCTTTGGCCTGATGGTACCCCAATCTTCTTACGCTATGATCTGTACCAAGATAAGGACTGGGACATGACCAAACTTGTCAGATCCCTGACACTGTCACCTGTGACTCTACTAGAAGAGAACGTCTCAATGAAAAAAGAGGATAAatccaagaaatggaaaaaaactttCTATGATATTCTAGTAAGTATGATAAACCAAAATTGGACAGGAAGAAAATTTGATGAAGAGCTTATAAATCATTTAATTGAGGCCATCCTCAACCTCACAATTTACTGTTCTGTAGATCAATATAAGACATATATTACTGTACTGGCACAAATTTTTGCCACTTATCAAGTATCTTCAAGATTGTGCTATGAGGCTGCCTGTCGCCTAATGGAAGATACAGTCCATCCCAATCCATGCATCCGTGAGCTAGCCTGGGAGGGATTGGAGAGGCTAGGCATCCTGAGCCATCTCTTTGCTGTTCCACTGGCTATAGGATTGATGGACAGTGATGAGAATGTGCGGGCTAAGGCCTTACACCTTATGATAAGAGTCACAGGCATCCAAACCAAGACTATGCTGGTAGGCCTGCTGAGCAAAGAAGAAACCTTCCGAGAAATGCA GCAAGAATTTATTGGAGAAGCCTCTCTGGACCAGCTACTGGGGATCCAAGCTAAAGATATCCAGTGCCTGCTTACTCAGGTAAAGCAGCGGCTAAATGAAAACTTGACCTTGTCATATAGAGACCAACAACCTACTTTTCATTCAGACATATCAATGGCTGGCGAACCTGAGATGCTTGTCAAACGAATAGTCGTACCTGAAAAGATCACCAAACCAAAGGAAAGAATGACACATGTTCAAGCAAAGAGAAGACAGCTTA TTAAAAAGGAACTGAGAGTTTCCAGAAAGCCAATACAGACAAAGTTTGTAAAATTTAGCTCTGTGTTGGTACCTTCAGAGGATAAAGATGAACAAAGAGAGGCAAGACGATCAGAGCAGATTGACACCCAGCATGTTGCCTTAGAGCCTGAATTACCATTAAGTACTTTCAGCCCAGCCAAATATCAAGAGGATGCTGAATCAAAGGAGGTCATGGTGGAAGCCACAGAAGAAGGAATAGGCCACATGGCAATCACAGAGATTATGACGGCCATAGATCAATGTGGCATGAAAGATTATGAAGAGGTGTTCCCTAAGGTGGAAAGACATGAAGTAGAAGGAGGAGGCCACATGGAGGTCACAGAGTTTATGAAGGCCATGGGTCAACATGGCAATAAAGATTATGGGGAAGTGTTCCCtaagatggaaaaatatgaatttatgaaTAGGCTTTGGAAAAGGGCAGTAAAAAGAGGCTATGAAAAAGTAGCTGCAAagttaaaacaggaaaaagactTGAAGGATATTTCAGAGACAATTGTAGAAGAGACCAAGGAAAAAGGCATGCAGATTACTGAGGAAGAAATAGATACAAGGAAGAAACATGGAAAGAGTGGCCGAGGTTTGGCTGGTATGCCTGGACGCATTGGTAGATTAGATACCAGGTCTTGGCGGGATGACATTTGCTATCTTGTTACCTCAAGGATAGCAAGTTCCTGTCCAGGAATGTTAAGGGATCTGGGTCAAGAATTGGTGGACTTGGCTCAGGTGATGCTTGCTCCCCAAGATCCCAGCTGGGATCTCTTTCAAGAGATCTGCCCCCTTTTAAAGGATTCATCAGAATTGCATGAAAAGGTGGTAGAAGAACCATTCATTATAACTGAAAAGGTGGATACAGAGGTTGTTGAGGAAGAGAGGACAGAATTGGGAGGACAGAGAGGTAAAAAAGCATTAAAGGACAAGGCATTTTCtcaagtcaagaaaaagaaagatgctttCTTAGACAAACTAGtcttagagaaaaggaaatttaaaaaagaagcaaggaaactgggcaggcaagaaaggaaaatagctgaggaagaaaggaaactgagtaaaacagagaagaaattaatgcaaagaaaggagaaactgaCTCAGGATAGGAAGAAACTGACccaccagaaagaaaaaataccttgGGATGAAAAAATAGTGGCTTCTCCACAAGAGAAATTAACAAGCAAGGAAGAGCAGAAGTTAGTcttaggaggaaagaaagagactggaaaagggggaaaactactaagggaaagaaaaagagttacCCAAAAGAAGGGGAGGGCAGCCCTGAAAAGAGGAAAGTGGGACTGGGAGAAGATTATGATGGCCCATGAAGAAGGCATGTGGTGCCAAGAAGAGGGGTTGCCTACCTGGGGAGAGAGGAAATtgtcccaggaggaggaggagctgggggatgaagaggaggagctgggggatgaagaggaggagctaggtgaggaagaggagggactgggagaggaagaggaatggctgggagaggaagaggaggaactgggagaggaagaggagcagctgggagaggaagaggaggaactgggagaggaagaggagaagcttggtgaggaagaggaggaaccttgtgaggaagaggaggagctgagtgaggaagaggaggaactgggggaggaagaggaggagccagGTGTGAAAGAGGAGGAACTGACCTGGGATGAAGAGGAACTAATATTGCACTTAAAGAAACAAGTTAAGAGCAGGGAGGAAAAGtcccataaaaagaagaaagatgtcCAAGATATGGAGAAACATGTTGAGGAAGAGGCccagaaaaggggaaaattagCCCAGGGAGAGGAACATTTGTCTAGCAAAGAGGAGGGACTATCTGGGGAAGAGGGAAAACAGGCATCAGAAAGGGGCAGCTTGACAGAGCAAGAAATTAAATTGAccccagaaaagaagaaatggttagaaaaggagaaaaaagaggcccataaaaagaaacaaatccaagaaaagaaaaaacaagctgGGAAACAGGAGAAAGATCAAAAAGAAAGGCAGActaagaaagaggagaaagaagccaAGGACAGATGGTTagcccagaaaagaaagaaactgggcctagaagaagaggaaaagcttgtggaaaaggagagaaggtcccagaaagaggaggaaaaaaacaagaaaaagaggcAATGGgcctgggaaaaaaagagagcagaCTTAGGAGAGGAGGAACAGGctggggaaaaggagaaatggtcacaggaggaaaagaaacagacctgggaagaaaagagatgggatcagaaagagaagaaattggCTCAAAAAGTGGGGAAACAGgctaagggaaaaaaacaacgggccagaagaaaaatgaaactgatcccacaaaaggagaaaaagatagcAGAAATTGAAAAAGTGTCCCCCCAAAAAGAGAAACAAGCCAAGAAAGAGGATAAATGGGTTGGGAAAGATAAGAAAGCCactgatgaaaaagaaaagccacccACAAAAAAGCAACTAGCCCCACAAGAGCAGAAACAATCCCAGGAAGAGAGGATATggagtcagaaagagaaagagagtgatcAAAGAAAACAATGGGCCTGGGAAAAAGAGGAGCTGTATGTAGAAGAGGAGGAACACGCTGGTGAAATGCAGAAGTCccaggaaaaagaggaaagagcatTGGAGAAAAGACTGACCAAGAAAGATAGTAAACTGGCAAAGGGGGAGAGTCatattggtaagaaaaaaaaggcaatagcCAGAAAGGGAATTGGcataacaaagagaaagaaaaaaagtgaagaagagaaagaagttatGAAGGAAGAGGAATTGTCCCAGGAAGAGAGGGAACTGGTCTGTGACACTAGGACCAAGGAGATGGGTGTtgccaaggaaaaaagaaaacgaaccaaagaagagagaatacaGGCAATGAGGAAACTGGACATGGAGAAAGGGATTCCTTCTGAAGACAAAGAGGCTAGTTCCAGGTTAAAAGAtataaggaagagagagagttaCCTGTTGAGGAGCCTAGCTAAAATAGTTAGAGAAATGAACATAGTGCCACTGGAAAAGGCAGAAATATCTGAGGAAGAGAGATCATCCATGATGGGGAAGTGGATGGAAACAATGGAAATGGAAGGCCAGAGGTGGGAATTTTTTAAGGAACAGGGAGAAATAATGAAACAAGAGAAGGAGCTGgatcaggaagagagaaaagtagaTGATAGACTGGCCACCAAAGAGAAAACACTGACTGATGGAGACAGCTTGCAGGAGAACCAAAGGTTATTAGAAAAGGTCCTGGGAAAGATACTATTAGATAAAGTTCAGGTAGAGAGTATATTAAAGGAAGTCCAGGAACAAAATCTGTTAGGAAAAAAGCAGCTAAAGAAACTTCTGAGGAGAATTGAGaagaataaaccagaaaaaaCTCAACTAAAGTGCTTATTAGAGAATATCAGAGATACCCTGTTTGAAGGCTTATCTGAGAGTttgactgaaaaagaaataatggaaggtccagagaagaaggggaaagaggaagagagtgtccctgaggaaggaaaagaggaagagattctgcccagggaagagaaagggaagtatctgattaggaagaagaaaaagaaggcaagCCTGAGTGAAGAGGAATTGGAGGAGAACTTGGCTAAGAAGCATAAAAAAGAGAGTTcaacccaaagaaagaaaaaggaaaagaagtcaactgaagagaaagagaggctgagtaagaagaaaaaggagagcccacaagaggaggaggagagcctgAGTGAGGAGAAGGAGAGCctgaatgaggaggaggaggaggaggaggaggagagcctgagtgaggaggaggaggaggaggaggaggaggagagcctgagtgaggaggaagaggaggaggaggagagtctgagtgaggaggaggaggagagcctgagtgaggaggtggaggaggtggaggaggaggaggagagcctgagtgaggaggaggagcacctgagtgaggaggaggaggaggagagcctgagtgatgaggaagaggaagaggcagaaatggagaagatagagaaaagagagaaggaggaggaggaaaggcagaaggatGCAGAGAGCAGACTTATGAAGGTGATACGCTCAGAAGAGAGAGTACTGAAAACAAAGCTCTCCAAGGAAGAAGTGAGCTTATCAAAGCTAGCAATAGAAGATAAAGCTCTTGCTGAGAAAAGGGAGGGTATAACTAGAAGGGAAATGCCTTTTACGAAAGAAAGATTGCTTGATGGAAAGAGATATCCCACACTAAGGGATAAGGTCATGTGGCCAACAGTTCTGAAGAGCCCCTTCAAAATACCactcccaggagccccagaaaaagagagaatgccCCTGAAAGTGTTAGGGGTTCATTTGGATTTGAAAGGACAGGAAAGTCCACTTCTTGGAGCACACCCTATGACAAGTTCTTGGGGAAGACAAGAGGATGTGCTCTTGGAGAAAGCCAAGAGTATGGGAACAGGCTTAGAGACACAGATCCCAGAAGGCCTCCACAGGTTAGAGTCCCACTTATCTGATATCATGAAACCACAGAGACGTGAACATAGGTCCAAAGGTAAGAAGTGGAAGCGGTTCTTTAAGTACCAGGATTCCCCAGTGGGGAAAACTGAAGGTCAGGTCCCAGGGCCAGCCCCAGCCCTAGCCCCATCCCTTACTTCTATACCAGCCAAAAGGCCATGCCACTCAGAAGCAAGCTTCTCAGATGAGGACTGGATTACCAATGCCTTAATAAGACTGGAAGCAGGAGAGCAGCTTTCCAGGGACAGTTTCCATAGACTGCACCAGCATCTCAGAGACTTCACTTCAAAGGGATATTTGAAATGGATGCATCGGTGCAGTCTTAAAGCCATTGCTAAACACCTCAGGCAGAACCTAGAAGTAAGTCACACAGACATATCACAGCCCTCTAAGGATGTTTGGAGTCCAGTGCACTTAAAAGTGATCCCTCcaattagaagaaaacaaaaagagagctGGCTAGAGCCATTATCTATTGTTGAGCCAGTGTTACCATCAGCTACCAGGAGGTCTCAAACCCCAGAAGCTCTCAATTGGCATCTCTTAGCTGAGtcccaaaggaagaagcaggcacaaCAGTTATCCTCTGCTATGAAGGAGATACCGCACCTTTATCCAATCAGAAAACACATTCCCACAACTGTCTATCCTTCTGTGGGTAAGAAATCCCTGGACTTGATATTCCAGAAGGACTTGCAGGCCTTGAGGTATAAGGGAGGGCTCCCCAAATTTCACATGGCAAAGAGGGAAGCACTGCCCATCCCTTCACCAGTGTTACCATCAACCACTAAGAGGATTCGAGTCCCAAAGGCCAATTTACACTGGCATCTCTTAGGAGAACCTTACAGGAGTGCGCGGGTACAGCAGTTATCCAAGGCTCTAAGAGAGATGGAAATGAAACACTTTTATCCTGCTGCAAGAGAGATTTTCACAGGTGCCCATGCCTCTGTGGACAAACAAACTCTAGCACTGATGTTTCAGAAGGATCTCGGGGCTTTTAAGGGAAAAGACAGGCCCCTCATGTTGCCTAAGTTGAAGAAGGCACAGACCACctctaaaaaaaaggaagaggtgcCTCAGTGGGAGACATTTGTGGCACTGTATTATGTTTTGCAGATGTTGCAGCAACGATATGCAAAAGACAGCACTGCTTGGATGGAACAGTTTTACCGACTCATGGATCTGTACCAATTTAAGTCCCCTCAAATCCAGAGGCTTCTCTTAGAGTTGCTGCACAGAGAAGAACTCCAACCCCGAGAGATTATGTACCAAAAGGCCCTGAAAACTCAGGAGCTAGTCCCTGGTGAACGGTTGTTCTGTGGCCTGTTTTGTGGTCATTCCCATGTCCCTGCAGGTCCTCTCAAGTTCCAGAACGTTGTACCACTGCCTGGGAAAAGCAGAGTGCATACTATCCAACCTGTGGGCATTGCCCAGTATGGGTTCCTAGAACTTGCCTGGAAAAACCTACCACAAGTCAATTCTTACCTTATTGAGAGGCTGCCCAACATCCCTACTCCTACTCTATGA